From a region of the Nitrospirota bacterium genome:
- a CDS encoding (d)CMP kinase — protein sequence MGKVIAIDGPSGAGKSTVAKLISQMLGFRYLDTGALYRAVALGLRKMGVSPDDKDEKIIETLRGILVSFSDGKVLLNGEDVSQEIRTPDAGHYSSLFSQRKPVRDFLLPIQRAEAQNSDLVAEGRDMTTVVFPDAWRKFYIDASSAERAKRRCLQLQENGIPVTMEIALEDVLERDKRDSSRDIAPLRRSEDAVYIDTSTLPLEEVIKKILEDLKAKE from the coding sequence ATGGGTAAGGTCATTGCCATAGATGGGCCTTCAGGTGCTGGGAAAAGCACGGTTGCAAAGCTTATCTCTCAGATGCTTGGTTTTAGATACCTTGACACAGGTGCCCTTTACAGGGCAGTTGCCTTGGGGCTGAGGAAAATGGGTGTAAGCCCTGATGATAAGGATGAGAAAATAATCGAGACCCTAAGAGGCATATTGGTTTCATTTTCAGATGGAAAGGTCTTACTTAACGGAGAGGATGTCTCTCAAGAGATAAGAACACCCGATGCAGGTCATTACTCATCTCTTTTCTCTCAAAGAAAGCCTGTGAGGGATTTTCTTTTGCCTATTCAGAGGGCTGAGGCTCAAAACTCAGACCTTGTAGCAGAGGGAAGGGATATGACTACAGTGGTATTCCCTGATGCATGGAGGAAGTTTTATATAGATGCAAGCTCTGCTGAGCGGGCTAAAAGGAGATGCTTACAGCTTCAGGAAAATGGCATCCCTGTTACGATGGAGATTGCACTCGAGGATGTTCTTGAAAGGGACAAAAGGGATTCCTCGAGGGACATAGCACCGCTTAGAAGGTCCGAGGACGCAGTTTACATAGACACATCTACACTCCCCCTCGAAGAGGTTATAAAAAAAATCCTTGAGGACCTAAAGGCTAAGGAATGA
- the aroA gene encoding 3-phosphoshikimate 1-carboxyvinyltransferase, whose product MKKVEIKKAKRLKGELTPPPDKSISHRVIFLSSIARGKSVIRNFLRAGDTLSTLNAMRALSVSIKDGKEIIIEGKGLYGLKEPFKPIDCGNSGTTMRLLTGVLSGNPFFTILTGDESLNQRPMARIIKPLSLMGAEITGRAENKYPPLAIKGGKLNAIRYKMPVASAQVKSAILLAGLYAEGFTEVKEPLKSRDHTERMLTHYGAYIDVNGLNIKVKGGSELKGITCTVPGDFSSAAFFIASALIVKGSEVLIKNVGLNPTRTGFLDAIKNMGAEVKIENLRETAGEPVGDIYCKTSELKGIEIGKDLIPSLIDEFPILCILGAVAEGITTISGAEELRVKESDRIKAMASGLRKMGVEIKEYKDGLSIKGSPSLKGAVIESFKDHRIAMAFSIAGLVAEGKTIINHAEAVDISYPGFFETLKRLSG is encoded by the coding sequence ATGAAAAAGGTTGAGATTAAAAAAGCAAAACGCCTCAAGGGTGAGCTTACACCTCCGCCTGACAAATCCATATCCCACAGGGTAATTTTTCTTTCGTCCATCGCAAGGGGTAAAAGTGTAATAAGAAATTTCCTCCGTGCAGGCGACACCTTGAGCACACTTAATGCCATGAGGGCTCTAAGTGTCAGCATAAAAGATGGGAAGGAAATAATCATAGAGGGTAAGGGACTCTATGGACTAAAAGAGCCTTTTAAGCCGATAGACTGCGGAAACTCAGGCACTACGATGAGGCTTCTAACAGGTGTGCTTTCAGGGAATCCATTCTTTACAATTCTTACAGGAGATGAATCTTTAAATCAGAGACCCATGGCACGTATCATAAAGCCATTAAGCCTTATGGGTGCAGAGATTACTGGAAGGGCTGAAAACAAATACCCTCCACTGGCAATAAAAGGTGGCAAGCTTAATGCAATAAGATATAAGATGCCTGTGGCATCGGCACAGGTAAAATCAGCAATCCTTCTTGCTGGGCTTTATGCAGAAGGCTTTACAGAGGTCAAAGAGCCACTTAAATCAAGAGACCACACAGAAAGGATGCTGACTCATTATGGTGCTTATATAGATGTGAATGGACTTAATATCAAAGTCAAAGGAGGATCTGAGCTTAAGGGTATCACCTGCACAGTGCCTGGGGATTTTTCATCTGCGGCATTTTTTATTGCATCTGCACTCATCGTTAAAGGCTCGGAGGTTCTCATAAAAAATGTCGGATTAAATCCAACGAGAACAGGATTCTTAGATGCCATTAAAAACATGGGCGCAGAGGTGAAGATTGAAAACCTAAGGGAAACAGCCGGAGAACCTGTGGGAGATATATATTGCAAAACCTCGGAGCTTAAAGGCATCGAGATAGGCAAAGACCTTATCCCCTCACTAATAGATGAGTTTCCAATCCTATGCATCTTAGGAGCAGTTGCAGAAGGTATAACTACGATAAGTGGTGCAGAGGAATTAAGGGTGAAGGAATCTGACAGAATAAAGGCAATGGCAAGCGGATTAAGAAAGATGGGTGTGGAAATAAAAGAATATAAAGATGGCTTGAGCATAAAAGGAAGCCCATCCCTTAAGGGAGCTGTCATTGAGTCCTTTAAAGACCACAGGATTGCAATGGCTTTCTCGATAGCAGGATTAGTTGCAGAGGGAAAGACAATCATAAATCACGCAGAGGCAGTGGATATATCTTATCCGGGGTTTTTTGAGACACTGAAGAGGCTAAGTGGGTAA
- a CDS encoding site-specific DNA-methyltransferase, whose translation MKDIHPNSVDLVFADPPFNIGIKYDVHNDKMPYEKYYNWSEKWIKESYRLLKNNGTIYVAIGDEFAAEINIILKRTGFYFRNWIIWYYTFGQNQKKKFNRAHTHILYFTKDKEHFTFNDKNIRVPSARQLIYKDKRANPIGKNPDDVWQFSRVCGTFKERLGKHPCQMPESLLERVISVSSNEGDIVLDPFGGTGTTVAVVKKLKRHFITMEISKEYYNLILKRLEGKIIESKRDIKIEQESKEYYLNETLF comes from the coding sequence TCGGTGGATTTAGTCTTTGCAGACCCCCCCTTCAATATAGGTATAAAATATGATGTTCATAATGATAAAATGCCTTATGAAAAATATTATAATTGGTCAGAAAAATGGATAAAAGAATCTTATAGGCTACTAAAGAATAATGGAACAATATATGTTGCGATTGGAGATGAATTTGCAGCAGAAATAAACATAATATTAAAACGGACAGGTTTTTATTTTAGAAATTGGATTATATGGTATTACACCTTCGGACAAAATCAGAAAAAAAAGTTTAATCGTGCCCATACTCATATTTTATATTTTACCAAAGATAAAGAACATTTTACATTTAACGATAAGAATATACGAGTTCCTTCTGCAAGGCAACTCATTTATAAAGATAAACGAGCAAATCCCATAGGGAAAAATCCTGATGATGTTTGGCAGTTCTCACGAGTTTGCGGAACATTCAAAGAGCGATTAGGAAAGCATCCTTGTCAAATGCCAGAATCTTTATTAGAGAGAGTAATAAGCGTCAGCTCTAACGAAGGAGACATAGTCTTAGATCCCTTTGGAGGAACAGGAACAACCGTAGCAGTTGTTAAAAAACTAAAAAGACATTTTATTACAATGGAAATATCAAAAGAATACTATAATCTTATATTGAAAAGATTAGAAGGTAAAATTATTGAGAGTAAAAGAGATATAAAGATTGAACAAGAAAGCAAAGAATATTATTTAAATGAAACCCTATTTTAA
- a CDS encoding prephenate dehydrogenase, whose translation MKPYFNKITILGVGLIGASFAMAMKKHGLCRHVAGYGRKKANLIRAKQRGIIDSYSLDPEEACKDADLVVLATPPSLFITLIKKIKPALKKGSIVIDVGSVKGFISKLEALMPEGVSFVGCHPIAGSDRSGIDMARGDLFKNAPLIITKTNKTNNYTLKKIKALWRSIGSRLIIMGPSEHDRVYALISHMPHLIAYALVNTVADIDKSSLKFSGQGFKDTTRIAGSPPELWADILMLNRGNVLKFTDAFKNSINRLSSCLKKGDRDSLMKKLLKAQKLREILKNEKG comes from the coding sequence ATGAAACCCTATTTTAATAAAATAACCATACTCGGCGTTGGCTTGATTGGTGCATCATTTGCCATGGCAATGAAAAAACATGGCTTATGCAGGCATGTAGCTGGCTATGGAAGAAAAAAGGCAAATCTTATCAGGGCAAAACAAAGAGGAATTATTGATTCATATTCGCTTGACCCAGAAGAGGCATGTAAGGATGCTGATTTAGTTGTCCTTGCCACACCGCCTTCTTTATTCATAACCCTCATTAAAAAGATAAAGCCTGCTCTTAAGAAAGGCTCTATAGTCATAGATGTAGGAAGTGTAAAAGGTTTTATTTCTAAACTGGAAGCCCTTATGCCAGAGGGTGTCTCATTCGTAGGATGTCATCCAATAGCAGGAAGTGACCGCTCAGGCATTGACATGGCAAGAGGAGACCTCTTTAAAAATGCACCCTTAATCATCACAAAGACAAATAAAACTAACAACTATACACTTAAAAAAATTAAAGCCCTGTGGAGGTCTATCGGCTCAAGACTGATAATAATGGGTCCTTCTGAGCATGACAGGGTTTATGCCCTTATAAGCCATATGCCACATCTGATAGCATATGCCTTAGTAAATACAGTGGCTGATATAGATAAATCCTCACTCAAATTCTCAGGGCAGGGTTTTAAGGACACAACCAGAATAGCAGGCAGTCCACCTGAACTATGGGCTGACATACTCATGCTTAATAGAGGAAATGTCCTTAAATTTACCGATGCCTTTAAAAATAGCATTAACAGGCTTTCTTCGTGTCTTAAAAAAGGCGACAGGGATTCTCTCATGAAAAAGCTTCTTAAGGCACAGAAGCTGAGGGAAATACTAAAGAATGAAAAAGGTTGA